The following coding sequences are from one Clostridioides difficile ATCC 9689 = DSM 1296 window:
- a CDS encoding GspE/PulE family protein produces the protein MAKKVRIGDKLVEKGYITEEQLKWALSEQKNSGKRLGEFLVQEGLIDSNLLISVLKELLDIESIFLEGTEIDTLATKMVPENICKRYTVFPFKIDGNKICLAMSDPQDREAVQDVRRMSGKDVEIFISSTEDINKAIGHAYAHSEINKAMTEYNKNRTGGVRETVILEEDVNAAPIVRLVNNILENAVRMEASDIHIEQSENYMRVRFRIDGMLREYMRMNSAPYKAVISRIKIMSDINISEKRIPQDGRIYLKVDNKPIDFRVSTMPTNRDEKIAMRVLDKSNFMVSKEVLGIDEHGSKIYDELINTPYGLILVVGPTGSGKTTTLYSMLNQLNTENRNLLTIEDPIEYELPGVNQSQINEKAGLTFASGLRAFMRQDPDIIMVGEIRDTETAEIAIRASLTGHLVLSTLHANTAVGAISRLLDMDVESFLITSSVLGVISQRLTRKICEHCKVSYEADIGEKKALGIDVNESVTIYRGKGCERCNNTGYKGRLGIFEMLEITPEIKELIDSSANQREILKMARKQGMVSLKEDIVKKVLNGKTTVEEMIRIILMTD, from the coding sequence GTGGCTAAAAAAGTTAGAATAGGAGACAAACTGGTCGAAAAAGGATATATAACAGAAGAACAGCTTAAATGGGCACTATCAGAACAAAAAAACAGTGGAAAAAGACTAGGAGAATTTCTAGTACAAGAAGGGCTTATAGATAGTAACTTACTAATAAGTGTATTAAAAGAACTCTTGGATATAGAAAGTATATTTTTAGAAGGGACAGAAATAGACACTTTAGCTACAAAAATGGTTCCAGAAAATATATGCAAAAGATATACTGTATTTCCATTTAAAATTGATGGAAATAAAATATGTCTAGCCATGTCAGACCCACAAGATAGAGAAGCAGTTCAAGATGTAAGGCGTATGTCTGGTAAAGACGTAGAGATATTTATATCAAGTACAGAAGATATAAACAAAGCAATAGGTCATGCTTATGCACATTCAGAAATAAATAAGGCAATGACTGAGTACAACAAAAATAGAACTGGTGGAGTAAGAGAAACAGTAATACTTGAAGAAGATGTAAATGCTGCTCCAATAGTACGATTAGTAAATAACATACTAGAAAATGCTGTTAGAATGGAAGCAAGTGATATACATATAGAACAAAGTGAAAATTACATGCGTGTTAGGTTTAGGATAGATGGAATGTTAAGAGAATATATGAGGATGAACTCAGCACCATATAAGGCAGTAATCAGCCGTATCAAGATAATGTCAGATATAAATATATCTGAAAAGAGAATACCACAGGATGGTAGAATCTATTTAAAAGTAGATAATAAACCCATAGATTTTAGGGTTTCTACAATGCCAACTAACAGGGATGAAAAGATAGCTATGAGAGTTCTTGATAAGAGTAATTTTATGGTTAGTAAAGAAGTACTAGGAATAGACGAACATGGCTCTAAGATATATGATGAATTGATAAACACTCCTTATGGTCTTATATTGGTTGTTGGCCCTACTGGAAGTGGGAAAACCACTACATTGTATTCAATGTTAAATCAACTAAATACAGAAAATAGAAATCTATTAACAATAGAAGACCCTATAGAGTATGAATTACCTGGTGTAAATCAATCTCAAATAAATGAAAAGGCAGGGCTTACTTTCGCCAGCGGACTTAGAGCTTTTATGCGTCAAGACCCAGATATAATAATGGTTGGAGAGATAAGAGATACTGAGACAGCAGAAATAGCAATTAGAGCTTCTCTTACAGGACATTTAGTTTTAAGTACATTACATGCAAATACAGCAGTTGGAGCAATTTCACGTCTTTTAGATATGGATGTGGAAAGTTTTTTAATAACTTCATCTGTTTTAGGTGTAATATCTCAAAGACTTACACGAAAAATATGTGAGCATTGTAAGGTTTCATATGAAGCAGATATTGGAGAAAAAAAGGCTCTTGGTATTGATGTAAATGAATCAGTAACTATTTATAGAGGAAAAGGTTGTGAAAGGTGTAATAATACTGGATATAAAGGACGTCTAGGTATATTTGAAATGCTTGAAATTACTCCAGAAATAAAAGAGTTAATAGATTCATCTGCAAATCAAAGAGAAATTTTAAAGATGGCTAGAAAACAAGGTATGGTTAGCTTAAAAGAGGATATAGTTAAAAAAGTTTTAAATGGAAAGACAACAGTAGAAGAAATGATTAGAATAATTTTGATGACTGATTAA
- a CDS encoding PilN domain-containing protein, with protein sequence MNKVYVSYYGDSISIVEGRYKHDKDKFYVKNFNVFSIEDIAQDFSKEKYALLRYALENVKLKSRHVVFCLNTRDVILKPQKLPNMDKKDLDGFMKLEMDEMMALESDEYVFSYEVSSETPDNSDGDESSLNLIIGAIQKEEVNAIVEIMHEFDLVLDRIDTLSTAYLRMLKNLDYNDIMVTNISDNSTIINIYKKDTLFISDNIPIKITAKDMDMQLLNVVEESKGLMNYYSSRNFGKVTDTILILGKRYSNKLIYETFSSAFSSYVSQGLTEIMDISDMITGDIDEDDINSIVELLGSMIEPKGKRDFENINFLPMDILRKQIKAKQMKNILKIAPIVILILAIPYLCLIFSNNLANKELENVNGEIRNIESAYYQIGNIEKMIQSKSEEIKVYDMLIGKKVKWENLLDDIDKNTPSKVELTSLSTTYQNLGTNNKADNSKSNKTTTDKSSNNETKSSTKSDSNGDKTDNDLNEDKTTNVSEALTGNSETNSNNTDKDDKTPLYDKIPNVINIEGNAKDSSYVGQFLYKLKGLYYFKDVKLHSIKSNAEDSNYTFSMTLYLKEGVLTNE encoded by the coding sequence ATGAACAAGGTTTATGTATCATATTATGGCGATTCTATTTCCATAGTTGAGGGCAGATATAAACACGATAAGGATAAGTTTTATGTAAAAAATTTTAATGTGTTTTCAATAGAGGATATTGCACAAGATTTTTCTAAGGAAAAGTATGCTCTATTGAGATACGCATTAGAAAATGTTAAGTTAAAATCAAGACATGTAGTTTTTTGTTTAAATACAAGAGATGTAATTTTAAAACCCCAAAAACTTCCTAATATGGACAAAAAGGATTTAGATGGATTTATGAAGCTAGAGATGGACGAAATGATGGCTTTGGAGTCAGATGAATATGTATTTTCGTATGAAGTATCTAGTGAAACACCTGATAATTCAGATGGCGATGAATCAAGCTTAAATCTTATCATTGGAGCTATACAAAAGGAAGAGGTAAATGCAATTGTAGAGATAATGCATGAATTTGATTTAGTATTAGATAGAATAGATACATTATCAACAGCTTACTTAAGAATGCTTAAAAATTTAGACTACAATGATATAATGGTAACCAATATAAGTGACAATAGCACAATTATAAATATATATAAGAAAGATACTTTATTTATTAGTGATAATATACCTATAAAGATAACTGCTAAAGATATGGACATGCAATTATTAAATGTAGTAGAAGAATCAAAAGGTCTTATGAATTACTATTCGTCAAGAAACTTTGGTAAGGTTACGGATACTATATTAATATTAGGAAAAAGATATTCCAATAAATTAATTTATGAAACTTTTAGCTCTGCATTTTCAAGCTATGTTTCTCAAGGCCTTACTGAGATAATGGATATATCTGATATGATAACTGGAGATATAGATGAAGATGATATAAATTCAATTGTAGAGCTTTTAGGAAGTATGATAGAACCTAAAGGGAAAAGAGATTTTGAAAATATAAACTTTTTACCAATGGATATACTTAGAAAACAGATAAAAGCTAAACAAATGAAAAACATACTGAAAATTGCTCCAATAGTTATTTTGATTCTTGCTATACCTTATTTATGCTTAATTTTTTCAAATAATTTAGCAAATAAGGAACTTGAAAATGTTAATGGTGAAATAAGAAATATTGAATCTGCATATTATCAGATTGGAAATATAGAAAAAATGATACAGAGTAAAAGCGAAGAAATAAAGGTATATGATATGTTAATTGGGAAAAAGGTAAAGTGGGAAAATTTATTGGATGATATAGATAAAAATACTCCAAGTAAAGTTGAACTAACAAGTTTATCAACAACTTATCAAAATCTTGGAACTAATAATAAAGCTGATAATTCAAAAAGTAATAAGACTACAACAGATAAATCAAGTAACAATGAAACAAAATCAAGTACGAAAAGTGATAGTAATGGAGATAAAACAGATAATGATTTAAATGAAGATAAGACTACAAATGTGTCAGAAGCATTAACTGGAAATAGTGAGACTAATAGTAATAACACGGATAAAGATGATAAAACTCCATTGTATGATAAGATACCAAATGTTATAAATATAGAAGGAAATGCTAAAGATTCCTCTTATGTAGGTCAATTTTTATATAAATTAAAGGGATTATACTATTTCAAGGATGTTAAATTACATAGCATAAAAAGTAATGCAGAAGATTCTAACTATACATTTAGTATGACATTATACCTGAAAGAAGGTGTATTAACTAATGAATAA
- a CDS encoding ribose-phosphate diphosphokinase produces the protein MNTSGSEIKIIAGNSSKELAQKIADYIGVSVLDCEVGTFSDGEICVNMNETVRGCDVFVVQSTNSPVNDNLMELLILIDALKRASAGRITAVIPYYGYARQDRKAKARDPITAKLVANLITAAGADRVLTMDLHAAQIQGYFDIPLDHLLGGTILANYFNEKKIEDLVVVSPDLGSVTRSRKFANTLNGEVPIAIIDKRRPKANVCEVMNLIGDVKGKNVILLDDMIDTAGTIVNAANALKEFGAKDVYACCTHGVLSGPAIERIANSEISELIVLDTIQLPEEKRIDKIKIKTVAPLFGDAIRMIFSNESVSKLF, from the coding sequence ATGAATACTAGCGGAAGCGAGATTAAAATTATTGCAGGTAATTCATCGAAAGAGTTAGCACAAAAAATAGCTGACTATATAGGTGTATCAGTACTAGATTGTGAAGTAGGTACATTTAGTGATGGTGAAATATGTGTAAACATGAATGAGACAGTAAGAGGTTGTGATGTGTTTGTAGTGCAATCTACTAACAGCCCAGTAAATGATAACTTAATGGAGTTATTAATCTTAATTGATGCGTTAAAGAGAGCATCAGCAGGTAGAATAACAGCAGTTATTCCTTACTATGGATATGCAAGACAAGACAGAAAGGCTAAGGCAAGAGATCCAATCACTGCTAAATTAGTTGCAAATTTAATAACTGCTGCTGGAGCAGATAGAGTATTAACAATGGATTTACATGCAGCTCAAATACAAGGATATTTTGATATACCATTAGACCACTTACTAGGTGGAACAATATTAGCAAATTATTTTAATGAAAAGAAAATAGAAGATTTAGTAGTAGTATCTCCTGACTTAGGAAGTGTTACTAGATCAAGAAAATTTGCTAATACTTTAAATGGAGAAGTTCCAATAGCTATAATAGATAAAAGAAGACCGAAAGCTAATGTATGCGAAGTTATGAACTTAATAGGTGATGTTAAAGGTAAAAATGTTATACTATTAGACGATATGATAGATACAGCAGGAACAATAGTTAATGCTGCAAATGCACTTAAAGAGTTTGGAGCAAAAGATGTTTATGCTTGTTGTACTCATGGTGTGTTATCAGGTCCAGCTATTGAAAGAATTGCTAATTCAGAAATAAGTGAGTTAATAGTTCTTGATACTATACAACTTCCTGAAGAGAAAAGAATAGATAAGATAAAGATAAAAACAGTAGCTCCTTTATTTGGAGATGCTATAAGAATGATATTCTCTAATGAATCAGTAAGTAAATTATTCTAA
- a CDS encoding type II secretion system F family protein, which translates to MKSFKYTVIKEDGKKQTDVIEANDFNEARNLLRKRNLRVIEIKESKNKNIRLSSRKRKKDLGADQISHFCRQFAIIVSSGINSISGLETLARRSTNITLREEINRIVAEIKVGSTIADSMLSSKSKFPKLLGAMVATGEATGKLDEVLKSMASFYASEHRVKQKLRNAATYPLIVLISSFIMIFIFTTFMVPKMINSITTVGATLPLITRIVMGFGMFMKKFWIIVLLVIILFIYQFKKYLKTSVGRAHKDRVINKIPVLGKGINCMVATRFSRALYLFVSTGYPLVQGLDYIIDSVNNTMAEKILASAKDGITRGEGLAENLERYTYFDSVLVQMIAIGEQTGELENISRQMAEFYEYESEIYLNRMASMIEPVLIIAVGIIVAILVVSIFMPMLSIYDAM; encoded by the coding sequence ATGAAAAGTTTTAAATACACAGTAATAAAAGAGGACGGAAAAAAGCAAACTGATGTGATTGAAGCCAACGATTTTAATGAAGCTAGAAATCTTCTTAGAAAGAGAAATCTTAGAGTTATTGAAATCAAAGAAAGCAAAAATAAAAATATAAGATTATCTAGTAGAAAGAGAAAAAAAGACTTGGGAGCTGACCAGATAAGCCACTTTTGCAGACAGTTTGCTATTATAGTATCTTCTGGTATAAATAGTATTTCTGGATTAGAAACATTAGCTAGAAGGTCAACCAACATTACATTAAGAGAAGAAATTAATCGTATAGTGGCAGAAATAAAAGTAGGTTCTACTATTGCAGATTCAATGCTTTCATCAAAATCAAAGTTTCCAAAGTTACTCGGTGCTATGGTAGCTACAGGTGAAGCTACAGGTAAATTAGATGAAGTATTAAAAAGTATGGCTTCATTTTATGCAAGTGAACACAGGGTTAAACAAAAGCTTAGAAATGCTGCAACATATCCATTAATAGTTTTGATTTCTTCATTTATAATGATTTTTATATTTACAACATTTATGGTACCTAAGATGATTAATTCAATTACAACAGTAGGAGCAACTCTTCCACTTATAACAAGAATTGTTATGGGGTTTGGTATGTTTATGAAGAAGTTTTGGATAATAGTACTCTTAGTTATTATATTATTTATCTATCAGTTTAAAAAATATCTAAAAACGTCAGTTGGAAGGGCTCATAAAGATAGAGTTATAAATAAGATACCTGTTTTAGGAAAAGGAATAAATTGTATGGTAGCTACACGATTTTCAAGAGCATTGTATCTATTTGTATCAACAGGATACCCATTAGTTCAAGGGCTTGATTATATTATAGATAGTGTAAATAACACCATGGCAGAGAAGATTTTAGCATCAGCTAAAGATGGAATAACAAGAGGAGAAGGCTTAGCAGAAAATTTAGAGAGATATACGTATTTTGACTCTGTGTTGGTACAGATGATAGCTATAGGGGAGCAGACAGGGGAATTAGAGAATATAAGTAGACAGATGGCAGAATTTTATGAGTATGAATCCGAGATTTATTTAAATAGGATGGCCTCAATGATAGAGCCTGTTTTAATAATTGCAGTTGGTATTATAGTTGCGATACTGGTTGTATCAATATTTATGCCAATGCTTAGTATATATGATGCCATGTAG
- a CDS encoding type II secretion system protein → MKLKKNKKGFTLVELLVVIAIIGILAVVAVPALFSNINKAKVASVESDYSSVKSAALSYYSDTNKIPVTPDGQTGLSVLETYMESLPDKADIGGEYKLIKVGSKLVLQIGTNTEGVTLTEAQSAKLLSDIGEKKIYTSATTNSLGDPLTSNTKIDNKVLYIVLIDNTVMDTTK, encoded by the coding sequence ATGAAGTTAAAAAAGAATAAAAAAGGTTTCACTTTAGTGGAATTATTGGTAGTAATTGCAATTATAGGTATATTAGCAGTAGTGGCAGTTCCAGCTTTATTTAGTAATATAAACAAGGCTAAGGTAGCAAGTGTTGAGTCTGATTATAGTTCAGTTAAGAGTGCTGCATTATCTTATTATTCAGATACTAATAAGATACCAGTTACACCAGATGGTCAAACTGGTTTAAGTGTTTTAGAAACTTATATGGAGTCTCTTCCTGATAAAGCTGATATAGGTGGAGAATATAAATTGATTAAAGTTGGTAGTAAATTGGTATTACAGATAGGTACAAATACTGAGGGAGTTACCTTAACAGAAGCACAATCAGCAAAATTATTGAGTGATATAGGTGAAAAAAAAATATATACAAGCGCTACAACAAATAGTTTGGGAGATCCATTAACAAGTAATACAAAAATAGATAATAAAGTTCTATATATAGTACTTATAGATAATACTGTGATGGACACAACAAAATAG
- the glmU gene encoding bifunctional UDP-N-acetylglucosamine diphosphorylase/glucosamine-1-phosphate N-acetyltransferase GlmU: MNFKAIILAAGKGTRMKSKYPKVIHKVCGKEMVNHIIDVSKKSGVKDTVVILGHEADVVKEKLAEEIIIAMQTEQLGTGHAVKMAKEYINDEDTIVVLCGDTPLIKEETLKRLFEYHIENKYHATVLTTRVGNPTGYGRIIRDKKGDLLKIVEQKDANSEEKMISEINSGIYCFNGKSLREALDLLNNNNSQGEYYLTDTAKIMRDKGLKVGAFAGSTIEELMGVNSRVELSKAEEIMRRRINESHMVNGVTIIDTNSTYIESDVMIGNDTIIYPGVMLQGKTRIGSDCIIGMNSSITNSEIGDGTEIKNSTIIDSKVGENSTVGPYAYLRPKSDLGNNVKIGDFVEVKNAIIEDGSKASHLSYIGDAHVGKNVNIGCGVVFVNYDGKNKFKSIVKDNAFIGSNSNLVAPVVVEEKGYIATGSTITHDVPDGALAIARERQVIKEGWVEKKNQKDDQSK; this comes from the coding sequence ATGAACTTTAAAGCTATAATCCTTGCTGCTGGCAAAGGAACAAGAATGAAGTCTAAATACCCAAAAGTTATACATAAAGTATGTGGAAAAGAAATGGTTAACCATATTATAGATGTTTCAAAAAAATCAGGGGTAAAAGATACTGTCGTGATTTTAGGACATGAAGCTGATGTAGTTAAAGAAAAGCTTGCAGAAGAAATTATAATAGCCATGCAAACAGAACAACTTGGGACAGGACATGCTGTAAAGATGGCTAAAGAATATATTAATGATGAAGATACAATAGTTGTACTTTGTGGAGATACTCCACTTATAAAAGAAGAGACACTAAAGAGACTATTTGAATATCATATAGAAAATAAATATCATGCTACAGTTCTTACAACAAGAGTTGGAAATCCAACAGGTTATGGTAGAATAATAAGAGATAAGAAGGGTGACCTTCTTAAAATAGTGGAACAAAAAGATGCAAATTCAGAAGAAAAGATGATAAGTGAGATAAACTCTGGAATTTATTGTTTTAATGGAAAGAGTCTTAGAGAAGCACTAGATTTGCTAAATAATAACAATTCACAAGGTGAATATTATTTAACTGATACTGCTAAAATAATGAGAGATAAAGGATTAAAAGTTGGTGCATTTGCAGGTTCAACTATTGAAGAACTTATGGGCGTTAACTCAAGAGTAGAATTATCAAAGGCAGAAGAAATTATGAGACGAAGAATAAATGAATCTCATATGGTAAATGGAGTAACTATAATAGACACTAACTCTACCTATATAGAATCTGATGTTATGATAGGCAATGATACTATAATATATCCAGGTGTTATGTTACAAGGAAAAACAAGGATAGGTTCAGATTGTATAATTGGAATGAATTCATCTATAACAAATTCAGAAATAGGTGATGGTACAGAAATAAAAAATTCAACTATAATTGATAGTAAGGTTGGAGAAAATTCTACTGTTGGGCCATATGCATACTTAAGACCAAAGAGTGACTTAGGAAATAATGTAAAAATAGGCGATTTTGTAGAAGTAAAAAATGCTATTATAGAAGATGGCTCAAAAGCATCTCACCTTTCTTATATAGGAGATGCACATGTCGGTAAAAATGTAAATATTGGATGTGGAGTAGTATTTGTAAACTATGATGGTAAAAATAAATTTAAATCAATAGTAAAAGACAATGCGTTTATAGGTTCAAATTCTAATTTAGTTGCACCAGTAGTTGTAGAAGAAAAAGGATATATAGCAACAGGTTCAACAATAACACATGATGTCCCAGATGGTGCTTTGGCAATAGCAAGAGAAAGACAAGTTATCAAAGAAGGATGGGTAGAAAAAAAGAATCAAAAAGACGACCAAAGTAAGTAA